One window from the genome of bacterium encodes:
- a CDS encoding outer membrane lipoprotein-sorting protein yields the protein MPLCLWISTALAALLAGSPLSAWAEGAEAKAVVAPAATAIEDAIPEGSLLTGRELYGRFLKNKLHAAVQRQRVTSTDPGGNAQESIFWVRWKDYRAREQDKIEGVLAKTILRFIDPPDLRNTGYLMIVRDDRSHDQFVYQPSERRVRRVNVKDATIAGTDYNFDDISYQDIEDADYTRLPDEEIQGLPVFVIEARLRPRADSRYSRTIKYIEKEHYVALRGRYWDRADVEIKEMIADVATIQEFGGFWVATRSRMTNLVEETFSETEVLHLDPNPEIAEQFFSVFRLQVLH from the coding sequence GCCGCACTCCTGGCGGGGAGCCCACTATCGGCCTGGGCGGAAGGGGCCGAAGCCAAAGCCGTCGTCGCACCCGCTGCGACCGCGATCGAGGACGCCATCCCGGAAGGCAGTCTGCTCACGGGCCGCGAACTCTACGGGCGCTTCCTCAAGAACAAACTCCATGCAGCGGTCCAGCGCCAGCGAGTGACCTCGACCGACCCCGGAGGCAATGCCCAGGAGTCGATTTTCTGGGTGCGCTGGAAAGACTACCGCGCTCGCGAACAGGACAAGATCGAAGGGGTGCTGGCCAAGACGATCCTGCGCTTCATCGATCCGCCCGATCTGCGCAACACGGGGTATCTGATGATCGTGCGCGACGATCGCAGCCACGATCAGTTCGTCTATCAACCCAGCGAAAGGCGCGTGCGCCGCGTGAATGTGAAGGACGCGACGATCGCCGGTACGGACTACAACTTCGACGACATCTCCTACCAGGATATCGAAGACGCCGATTACACACGCCTGCCCGACGAGGAGATCCAGGGCTTGCCCGTCTTTGTGATCGAAGCGCGTCTTCGTCCTCGCGCCGATTCGCGCTACTCGCGCACCATCAAGTACATCGAGAAGGAACACTACGTAGCCCTGCGGGGGCGCTACTGGGATCGTGCCGACGTGGAGATCAAGGAGATGATTGCAGACGTGGCGACGATCCAGGAGTTCGGTGGGTTCTGGGTCGCAACGCGCTCGCGCATGACGAATCTGGTCGAAGAAACATTCTCCGAGACCGAAGTCCTACACCTGGATCCGAATCCCGAGATCGCGGAGCAGTTCTTCAGTGTGTTCCGACTGCAGGTACTGCACTGA